From the Oleiharenicola lentus genome, one window contains:
- a CDS encoding LTA synthase family protein: MLHPDAPLHRPPGLRERLFARRHGGLVLFAGIFVGISFLTRAALLLKAAHEVTWSASLVAAFGWGLVYDLGTAGLAALPLIVLLTVLPAGALQRPSMRWLVAGSAVAILFALLFGAVAEWFFWDEFGVRFNFIAVDYLVYTTEVLGNIRESYPLPLIIGGLAAVAAAISWSLWWSGLPRVWLEAAGTPWRLRYGQGALWLAGALMLGGALNAERLPAFANNFNRELAKNGLWSLFAAFRSNMLDYDEFYPTRPVDQIFARLEEELTEDGSVMLNPGARDTLRYVSNPGPELRPNVIQITVESLSADFLGIFNRASNLTPNLVDVAGRSLVFENFYATGTRTDRGMEALTLSLPPTPGRSMIKRPRNENLFTLGSVFRAKGYDTAFLYGGYGYFDNMNHFFGENGYRVVDRAAVAENDITFANAWGACDEDLFRWTMREADASAAAGKPFHYFVMTTSNHRPYTFPEGRIDLPSKVSGRAGAVKYTDFAIGEFLRQAAQKPWFKDTVFVIVADHCAASAGKTELPVQNYHIPLIIYSPGGHVAPGRIRTLTSQMDYAPTLLGLLNWSYPSRFFGHDVRKVPPGDAHALVGSYQKLGHLEKGEFVVLRPRGKSTYRYELGSALLTPAPDSEYGTLETISFYQAANYLYKNNLYRALSPAEFARYARQGEQLHSSGHAVAGWR, encoded by the coding sequence ATGCTCCATCCCGATGCCCCGCTCCATCGTCCGCCCGGCCTGCGCGAAAGGCTTTTCGCCCGTCGCCACGGCGGGCTCGTGCTGTTTGCGGGCATCTTCGTCGGCATCTCGTTCCTCACCCGGGCGGCCTTGCTGCTCAAGGCTGCGCACGAGGTCACCTGGTCGGCGAGTCTGGTGGCGGCGTTTGGCTGGGGTCTGGTCTATGATCTCGGAACCGCCGGGTTGGCGGCGCTCCCGCTCATCGTCCTGCTGACGGTGTTGCCCGCGGGCGCCTTGCAACGTCCGTCGATGCGGTGGCTGGTGGCCGGCAGTGCGGTGGCGATCCTGTTCGCGCTGTTGTTCGGCGCGGTGGCGGAGTGGTTTTTTTGGGACGAGTTTGGCGTGCGCTTCAACTTCATCGCCGTGGACTACCTCGTCTACACGACCGAGGTGCTGGGAAATATCCGCGAGTCCTACCCGCTGCCGCTGATCATCGGCGGGCTGGCGGCGGTGGCGGCGGCAATCAGCTGGAGCCTGTGGTGGAGCGGGCTGCCCCGGGTCTGGCTTGAGGCGGCCGGGACGCCCTGGCGTCTGCGTTACGGGCAGGGCGCGCTTTGGCTGGCCGGCGCCCTGATGCTGGGCGGGGCGCTCAACGCCGAGCGGCTCCCGGCCTTTGCCAACAACTTCAACCGCGAGCTGGCCAAGAACGGCCTGTGGTCGCTCTTCGCGGCTTTCCGCAGCAACATGCTCGATTACGACGAGTTTTATCCGACCAGGCCGGTTGACCAGATATTCGCCCGCCTGGAGGAGGAGTTGACCGAGGACGGGTCCGTCATGCTCAACCCCGGGGCGCGCGACACGCTCCGCTACGTCAGTAATCCCGGCCCGGAACTGCGGCCCAACGTCATCCAGATCACGGTCGAGAGCCTGAGCGCGGACTTCCTCGGCATCTTCAACCGCGCCTCGAATCTCACGCCCAACCTCGTTGACGTCGCGGGCCGGAGTCTCGTGTTCGAGAACTTCTATGCGACCGGCACGCGCACGGATCGCGGCATGGAGGCCCTCACGCTCTCGCTGCCGCCGACTCCCGGTCGCTCGATGATCAAGCGCCCGCGCAACGAGAACCTGTTCACGCTCGGCTCCGTCTTCCGCGCCAAGGGCTACGACACGGCGTTCCTCTACGGGGGCTACGGCTACTTCGACAACATGAACCATTTCTTCGGCGAGAACGGCTACCGGGTGGTTGACCGGGCGGCCGTCGCGGAGAACGACATCACCTTCGCCAACGCCTGGGGCGCCTGCGACGAGGACCTCTTCCGCTGGACCATGCGCGAGGCCGACGCCAGCGCCGCGGCCGGGAAGCCCTTTCACTACTTCGTGATGACGACCTCGAACCACCGGCCCTACACCTTCCCCGAGGGGCGCATCGACCTGCCGTCGAAGGTCTCCGGCCGCGCCGGCGCCGTGAAATACACGGATTTCGCCATCGGCGAATTCCTGCGCCAGGCGGCGCAGAAGCCCTGGTTCAAGGATACGGTCTTCGTGATCGTGGCCGACCACTGCGCCGCCAGCGCCGGCAAGACGGAGCTGCCGGTGCAGAACTACCACATTCCGCTCATCATCTACTCGCCCGGCGGCCACGTCGCGCCCGGGCGCATCAGGACCCTCACCAGCCAGATGGACTACGCCCCGACCCTGCTCGGCCTGCTCAACTGGAGCTATCCCTCCCGCTTCTTCGGCCACGACGTGCGGAAGGTGCCGCCGGGCGACGCCCACGCGCTCGTCGGCAGCTATCAGAAACTCGGCCATCTCGAGAAGGGCGAGTTCGTCGTCCTTCGCCCGCGCGGCAAATCCACGTATCGGTATGAGCTGGGCAGCGCGTTGCTCACTCCGGCGCCGGACAGCGAATACGGCACGCTCGAGACGATCAGTTTTTATCAGGCGGCGAACTACCTCTACAAAAACAACCTCTACCGCGCGCTCTCGCCTGCCGAGTTCGCGCGCTACGCCCGGCAAGGCGAACAGCTGCACAGCAGCGGCCACGCAGTCGCAGGATGGCGATGA
- a CDS encoding phosphatase PAP2 family protein has protein sequence MTRPLTGFDRTLGPAVLVLAVALACFELTGTDLWLQDRFYDPGTGRWLVDAADPLGRLVFYDGPKGLIILTAVALLVLALGPARWRERWRFGRRDLWVAVLTLVSVPVLAGWGKDTTNTFCPSEIRRYGGDVPYVKVFERYPENDRPARRGRGFPAGHASGGFALLGLMWLRRSSAWRLGGLALGLGAGWWMGGYQMLKGAHFLSHTIVTMLLAWIVMLLWRRVVRPAGSGL, from the coding sequence ATGACGCGTCCGCTCACGGGCTTTGACCGCACGCTCGGGCCAGCAGTGCTGGTGCTGGCAGTGGCGCTTGCCTGCTTCGAGCTCACGGGCACGGATCTCTGGTTGCAGGACAGATTCTACGACCCCGGCACCGGCCGCTGGCTGGTCGATGCCGCCGACCCGCTCGGCCGGCTGGTCTTCTACGATGGCCCGAAAGGTCTCATTATTCTGACTGCGGTCGCGCTGCTGGTGCTCGCCCTTGGTCCGGCGCGCTGGCGCGAGCGGTGGCGTTTCGGCCGGCGCGACCTGTGGGTCGCGGTGCTCACGCTCGTGTCCGTGCCCGTGCTGGCCGGCTGGGGGAAGGACACGACCAACACGTTTTGTCCCTCGGAAATCCGCCGCTACGGTGGCGACGTGCCCTACGTGAAGGTGTTCGAACGCTATCCGGAGAATGACCGGCCCGCGCGGCGCGGACGCGGATTTCCCGCCGGGCACGCCAGCGGGGGCTTCGCCCTGCTCGGGCTGATGTGGTTGCGGCGCTCGTCTGCGTGGCGTCTCGGCGGACTCGCACTCGGCCTCGGCGCCGGGTGGTGGATGGGCGGCTACCAGATGCTCAAGGGCGCGCATTTCCTGAGCCACACCATCGTGACCATGCTGCTCGCGTGGATCGTGATGCTGCTCTGGCGGCGGGTGGTGCGGCCGGCGGGGTCGGGGCTGTAG
- a CDS encoding PA0069 family radical SAM protein produces the protein MTPSPDPTRLPAPGRGTVLNPANRFEPLTVEADPDYAEFDEHGVPVERPHPRTQFYEDGTETILNRYDSPDLGAGWGLNPYRGCEHGCAYCFARPFHEYLGWSSGLDFETKILVKTRAPALLRAELASHRWRGEPVALSGVTDCYQPAERRFRLTRACLEVMAEFRQPVGIITKNFLVTRDLDLLTELARHDCAMVYVSVTTLDTALAGKLEPRAARPEHRLRAIQMLVDAGVPVGVMVAPIIPGLTDHEVPAILDAVAAAGARRANYVVLRLPYAVKDVFLAWLDAHAPSKKDRVVARLRELRGGKLYDATFGARLRGEGIFAEQIKQLFAVSARRAGLNREDIKLSTAHFRHPGGTQLDMALL, from the coding sequence ATGACGCCGTCGCCCGACCCCACCCGCCTGCCCGCCCCGGGCCGCGGCACGGTGCTGAATCCGGCCAACCGCTTCGAGCCGCTCACCGTCGAGGCCGATCCCGACTACGCCGAGTTCGACGAACACGGCGTGCCCGTCGAGCGCCCGCACCCGCGCACGCAGTTCTATGAGGATGGAACCGAGACGATCCTCAACCGCTATGACAGTCCCGACCTCGGTGCCGGCTGGGGCCTGAATCCCTACCGCGGCTGCGAACACGGCTGCGCCTACTGTTTCGCCCGGCCCTTCCACGAATACCTCGGTTGGAGCAGTGGCTTGGACTTCGAGACGAAGATCCTGGTCAAGACCCGCGCCCCCGCTCTGCTCCGGGCCGAGCTGGCGTCGCACAGGTGGCGAGGCGAACCCGTCGCGCTGAGCGGCGTGACCGACTGTTACCAACCGGCGGAGCGGCGCTTCCGGCTCACCCGCGCCTGTCTCGAGGTGATGGCCGAGTTCCGCCAACCCGTTGGCATCATCACCAAGAACTTCCTCGTCACGCGCGACCTCGACCTGCTGACCGAACTCGCACGCCACGACTGTGCGATGGTTTACGTGAGCGTGACCACCCTCGACACCGCGCTCGCCGGCAAACTCGAACCCCGCGCCGCCCGCCCCGAGCACCGTCTGCGTGCGATCCAGATGCTCGTCGACGCCGGCGTGCCGGTCGGCGTCATGGTCGCGCCCATCATCCCGGGTCTCACCGATCACGAGGTGCCCGCGATCCTCGATGCCGTGGCCGCGGCCGGGGCGCGCCGCGCCAACTACGTCGTGCTGCGCCTGCCCTACGCCGTGAAGGACGTGTTCCTCGCCTGGCTCGACGCCCACGCTCCATCGAAGAAGGACCGCGTGGTCGCCCGCCTCCGCGAGCTGCGCGGCGGCAAGCTCTACGACGCCACCTTCGGCGCCCGCCTGCGCGGCGAGGGTATTTTCGCCGAGCAGATCAAGCAGCTCTTCGCCGTCTCGGCCCGCCGCGCCGGCCTGAATCGCGAAGATATAAAACTCTCCACCGCCCACTTCCGCCACCCCGGCGGCACGCAGCTGGACATGGCCCTGTTGTAG
- a CDS encoding TonB family protein, producing the protein MNIKSKLTLSLGLLVAPLALVAADSTEKAYVESYRNRADGPIPTSVVKPEVSYRFAGKQVVLEFVVDATGKPTEIKAVTPGVDTELVNTVAEAVARWKFSPALVDGKPVARKVALPVNIVANLDSATRYAFN; encoded by the coding sequence ATGAACATCAAATCCAAACTGACCCTCAGCCTCGGTCTGCTCGTTGCACCCCTCGCCCTCGTGGCGGCGGACTCCACCGAGAAGGCCTATGTCGAGTCCTACCGCAATCGCGCCGACGGCCCGATTCCCACCTCGGTCGTGAAGCCCGAAGTGAGCTATCGTTTCGCCGGCAAGCAGGTGGTCCTCGAGTTCGTCGTCGATGCGACGGGCAAGCCGACCGAAATCAAGGCGGTGACCCCGGGCGTCGATACCGAGCTGGTGAACACGGTCGCCGAAGCCGTGGCGCGGTGGAAGTTTTCCCCCGCCCTCGTCGACGGCAAACCTGTCGCCCGCAAGGTCGCGCTACCGGTTAACATTGTCGCCAATCTCGACAGTGCCACCCGCTACGCGTTCAACTAA
- a CDS encoding rhomboid family intramembrane serine protease — MGFLNRLERVFGRLAIPNISLYLVIGQVLVWSVSFLGQFDLRRIVLVPDAVLEGEAWRLFTFLLLPPNASPVFIAFAWYLFYMMGSALEQYWGVFRYNLFLFVGWLLTVGVAFLFPYSMTTNLFLAGSVFLAFAFLNPEFEMMLFFILPVKIKWLALIQWVLYGVAFVRGDWPIRLAVLAAVGNFFAFFTGDIIQRMKTGKRRMEHQARQAAARDNDEPRHRCVVCGKTDRSHPREEFRYADDDRCYCTEHRPKKA; from the coding sequence ATGGGTTTCCTCAACCGTCTGGAACGCGTCTTCGGCCGCCTCGCCATCCCCAACATCTCGCTCTACCTGGTCATCGGCCAGGTGCTGGTCTGGTCGGTTTCGTTTCTCGGCCAGTTCGACCTGCGGCGAATTGTGCTGGTGCCGGACGCGGTTCTGGAAGGCGAGGCCTGGCGGCTGTTCACCTTCCTGTTGCTCCCGCCCAACGCCAGTCCGGTCTTCATCGCGTTTGCCTGGTATCTTTTCTACATGATGGGTTCCGCGCTGGAGCAGTATTGGGGCGTGTTCCGGTATAATCTTTTCCTGTTCGTCGGCTGGCTGCTGACGGTGGGTGTGGCGTTTCTGTTCCCCTACAGCATGACGACCAACCTGTTTCTGGCAGGCAGCGTTTTCCTGGCCTTCGCGTTCCTGAATCCGGAATTCGAGATGATGCTGTTCTTCATCCTGCCGGTGAAAATCAAGTGGCTGGCGCTGATCCAATGGGTGCTCTACGGCGTCGCCTTTGTCCGGGGCGACTGGCCGATCCGCCTGGCGGTCCTGGCCGCGGTGGGAAATTTCTTCGCGTTCTTCACCGGCGACATCATCCAGCGCATGAAGACCGGCAAGCGTCGCATGGAACACCAGGCCCGGCAGGCGGCGGCCCGCGACAACGACGAGCCCCGCCACCGCTGCGTGGTCTGCGGCAAGACGGACCGCTCGCATCCGCGGGAGGAGTTCCGTTATGCGGATGACGACCGCTGCTACTGCACCGAGCACCGGCCGAAAAAGGCCTGA
- the prmB gene encoding 50S ribosomal protein L3 N(5)-glutamine methyltransferase codes for MPAKPQTLGDWLQWAVRAYGRHKAALGQVAVSAHDEALYLLLHTLGLPLDSKPAVLKRRLTPDEATKVAEIFRRRLEERVPAAYLTREAFLGEHRFYVDERVIIPRSYFLELLPEQIPQWLPAGKPVKRAVDVCTGSGCLAILLAHQFPEAKVDAIELSPDAAAVAKFNLATHGLAKRVLLHRSDVFDTVPAVKYDLILSNPPYVPTRELRGLPEEFTKEPRMALDGGRDGLDIIRKILRQARERLQPHGIVTLEVGGLRAAMDRAFPELDLHWLHTEDGEDCVCVIQAARLLSWRG; via the coding sequence ATGCCCGCCAAACCCCAGACCCTTGGCGATTGGTTGCAATGGGCGGTGCGCGCTTACGGGCGGCACAAGGCAGCGCTCGGCCAGGTGGCCGTGAGCGCCCACGACGAGGCGCTCTACCTGCTGCTCCACACGCTCGGTCTGCCGCTCGACAGCAAGCCGGCCGTGCTGAAGCGCAGGCTGACGCCCGACGAGGCCACGAAGGTCGCCGAGATTTTCCGCCGCCGCCTCGAGGAGCGCGTGCCCGCGGCCTACCTCACGCGCGAGGCTTTCCTCGGCGAACACCGCTTCTATGTGGACGAGCGTGTCATCATCCCGCGCTCCTATTTCCTCGAGCTGCTGCCGGAGCAGATCCCGCAATGGTTGCCAGCCGGCAAGCCCGTGAAGCGCGCGGTGGACGTCTGCACCGGCTCCGGCTGCCTCGCCATTTTGCTGGCGCACCAATTTCCGGAAGCGAAGGTGGACGCCATCGAATTGTCGCCCGACGCCGCGGCGGTCGCGAAGTTCAACCTCGCCACCCACGGCCTGGCCAAGCGCGTGTTGCTGCACCGCTCCGACGTGTTCGACACCGTGCCGGCGGTGAAATACGACCTCATCCTCTCCAACCCGCCCTACGTGCCCACGCGCGAGCTGCGCGGCCTGCCCGAGGAATTCACGAAGGAGCCGCGCATGGCGCTCGACGGCGGACGCGACGGCCTCGACATCATCCGGAAAATCCTGCGTCAGGCCCGCGAGCGCCTCCAGCCGCACGGCATCGTGACGCTCGAGGTCGGCGGCCTGCGCGCCGCAATGGACCGCGCCTTCCCCGAACTCGACCTGCATTGGCTGCACACGGAGGACGGCGAGGACTGCGTGTGCGTGATCCAGGCCGCACGGCTGTTAAGCTGGCGCGGGTGA
- a CDS encoding c-type heme family protein, with protein MKARFYPVVLSLACGLAAGSAVLAAEATAPTPHAFVDPADPAVAEIRMIGERALDHSGSALVVEVRRVMADHTAALAIGKLHLKDYKLPPAQPGKPAVTAIRRTSLQVRNPANAPDAPDLAALEMIQGQLERGDEVSKVLVQRVTLPGQQPEWRVYRPMVTLKQCLDCHGPPATLAPGVADTLKVFYPADQALNFRTGSWRGLIRASIADTPRKP; from the coding sequence ATGAAAGCGCGATTCTACCCCGTCGTTCTTTCGCTGGCCTGCGGTCTCGCCGCCGGGTCCGCTGTGCTGGCCGCCGAGGCGACCGCCCCCACCCCCCATGCGTTCGTCGATCCCGCCGACCCGGCCGTGGCGGAAATCCGGATGATCGGCGAACGCGCCCTCGACCACTCCGGCTCCGCGCTCGTCGTGGAGGTGCGTCGCGTGATGGCCGACCACACCGCGGCCCTCGCCATCGGCAAACTGCACCTCAAGGACTACAAGCTCCCGCCCGCCCAACCCGGCAAGCCCGCGGTCACGGCCATCCGCCGCACCAGCCTCCAGGTGCGCAATCCGGCCAACGCCCCCGATGCCCCCGACCTGGCCGCCTTGGAAATGATCCAAGGCCAGCTCGAACGCGGCGACGAAGTCTCCAAGGTGCTCGTGCAGCGCGTGACCCTGCCCGGCCAGCAACCCGAATGGCGCGTCTATCGTCCCATGGTCACGCTCAAGCAGTGCCTCGACTGTCACGGTCCGCCCGCGACGCTCGCCCCCGGCGTGGCGGACACCCTCAAGGTGTTTTATCCCGCCGACCAGGCGCTGAATTTCCGCACCGGTTCCTGGCGCGGCCTCATCCGCGCCTCGATTGCGGACACGCCCCGCAAACCGTGA
- a CDS encoding rhodanese-like domain-containing protein: protein MKLLPLLLATLSLFSFARAAEVPAISPAEAAKLVAAGQAVLIDVREPSEWADTGVAAPAVLLPKSEFDAGQIGDWKDFLAKVGDKQILTYCRSGRRSGAVAEALAAQGHKVANAGPFEAWKAAGLPTRKATEPAK from the coding sequence ATGAAACTGCTGCCCCTGCTGCTTGCGACCCTTTCCCTTTTCTCCTTCGCCCGCGCCGCCGAGGTTCCCGCCATTTCCCCGGCCGAGGCCGCGAAACTGGTCGCGGCCGGCCAGGCCGTGCTGATTGACGTGCGCGAGCCTTCCGAGTGGGCCGACACCGGGGTCGCCGCACCGGCCGTGTTGCTCCCCAAGAGCGAATTCGATGCCGGACAGATCGGCGACTGGAAGGACTTCCTGGCGAAGGTCGGCGACAAACAGATCCTCACTTACTGCCGTTCCGGCCGCCGCTCCGGCGCCGTGGCCGAGGCCCTCGCCGCCCAAGGCCACAAGGTCGCCAACGCGGGCCCGTTTGAGGCCTGGAAAGCCGCCGGCCTGCCGACCCGCAAGGCCACCGAGCCGGCGAAGTAA
- a CDS encoding SAM-dependent methyltransferase → MSSPYDASFWDQRYGTAGEDYVFGTAPNDFLARVADRLPAGPVLCLAEGEGRNAVFLAKRGHAVTALDQSATGLAKATALAGRNGVSLATVVADLAEYSIPAGAWAGIVAIFMHLPPELRRRVLGQVAAGLQPGGVFIFESYTPGQLAFGTGGPRDVALLPTLASLRPQLPGLTLEHAQELERDVHEGGGHTGRSAVVQILARRPR, encoded by the coding sequence ATGAGCTCCCCTTACGACGCCAGCTTCTGGGACCAACGCTACGGCACCGCCGGCGAGGATTACGTCTTCGGCACCGCGCCCAACGACTTTCTCGCCCGCGTCGCCGACCGCCTCCCTGCGGGCCCGGTGCTCTGCCTCGCCGAGGGCGAAGGCCGCAACGCCGTCTTTCTGGCCAAACGCGGCCACGCCGTGACCGCGCTCGACCAGTCCGCCACCGGTCTCGCCAAGGCCACGGCGCTTGCCGGGCGCAACGGCGTCTCGCTCGCGACTGTCGTCGCCGATCTCGCCGAATACTCGATCCCGGCCGGCGCTTGGGCCGGCATTGTCGCGATCTTCATGCATCTGCCCCCGGAGCTGCGGCGGCGCGTGCTCGGCCAGGTCGCGGCCGGACTCCAGCCGGGCGGCGTGTTCATCTTCGAAAGCTACACGCCTGGCCAACTCGCCTTCGGCACCGGCGGCCCGCGCGACGTGGCGCTGCTGCCCACCCTCGCCAGTCTGCGCCCGCAGCTGCCCGGTCTTACGCTCGAGCACGCGCAGGAACTCGAACGCGACGTTCACGAGGGCGGCGGCCACACCGGCCGCAGCGCGGTCGTGCAGATCCTTGCCCGCCGTCCGCGGTGA
- a CDS encoding rhodanese-like domain-containing protein, producing the protein MTPTLLIVIGVVAFVAWTLWRARPQVRPEELKSALQAGTAVLVDVREPSEWLATGTAQDAALLPLSDLRGDRRQWNAFLGQHRGKRLFLYCQSGARSSLAAAQLRREGLDARNAGSLAALDRGGWPLTRKRG; encoded by the coding sequence ATGACTCCCACGCTGCTGATCGTCATTGGCGTGGTCGCCTTCGTCGCGTGGACGCTGTGGCGCGCCCGGCCCCAGGTCCGGCCCGAGGAATTGAAATCCGCGCTACAGGCCGGCACCGCCGTCCTGGTGGATGTGCGCGAGCCGTCGGAGTGGCTCGCGACCGGCACCGCCCAGGACGCCGCGCTGCTGCCTCTCAGCGATCTGCGCGGCGACCGCCGCCAATGGAACGCCTTCCTCGGGCAACACCGCGGCAAACGGCTGTTCCTCTACTGCCAGTCCGGCGCCCGTTCTTCCCTGGCCGCCGCGCAGCTCCGCCGCGAGGGCCTCGACGCCCGCAACGCCGGCTCCCTCGCCGCCCTCGACCGAGGCGGCTGGCCTTTGACCCGCAAACGCGGCTAG